Proteins found in one Streptococcus anginosus subsp. whileyi MAS624 genomic segment:
- the rpiA gene encoding ribose-5-phosphate isomerase RpiA has translation MENLKKMAGIKAAEYVKDGMVVGLGTGSTAYYFVEEVGRRIKEEGLKITAVTTSSTTSEQARRLGIPLKSIDEVDEVDVTVDGADEVDTDFNGIKGGGGALLMEKVVATPTKTYIWVVDESKMVGKLGVFKLPVEVVQYGAGQLFRRFEHAGYKPSFREKNGQRYVTDMQNFIIDLDLGVIENPVEFGQKLDHVVGVVEHGLFNQMVDMVIVAGRNGVQILKSTKSKGE, from the coding sequence ATGGAGAACCTCAAAAAAATGGCAGGAATCAAAGCTGCAGAATATGTGAAAGACGGTATGGTAGTTGGTTTAGGAACGGGTTCGACTGCCTATTATTTTGTGGAAGAAGTTGGACGGCGTATCAAGGAAGAAGGACTGAAAATAACAGCAGTTACAACTTCAAGCACAACGAGTGAACAAGCTCGGCGTTTAGGTATTCCTTTGAAATCAATTGATGAAGTAGATGAAGTAGACGTGACCGTTGACGGAGCTGATGAGGTGGATACTGACTTCAACGGTATCAAAGGCGGTGGCGGCGCTCTGCTTATGGAAAAAGTTGTTGCAACTCCAACCAAAACCTACATTTGGGTAGTTGATGAAAGTAAAATGGTTGGTAAACTAGGTGTTTTCAAATTGCCTGTAGAAGTCGTACAATATGGTGCAGGACAGCTTTTCCGTCGTTTTGAACATGCAGGCTATAAACCGTCATTTCGTGAAAAAAATGGGCAGCGCTATGTCACGGATATGCAGAATTTCATTATTGATCTTGACTTAGGCGTGATTGAAAATCCAGTCGAATTTGGGCAAAAGCTAGATCATGTAGTTGGCGTTGTGGAACATGGACTCTTTAATCAAATGGTGGATATGGTCATTGTTGCTGGAAGAAATGGCGTGCAAATTTTAAAATCAACCAAATCAAAAGGAGAATAG
- a CDS encoding purine-nucleoside phosphorylase, producing the protein MNLMDKINETAQFLKDKGITAPEFGLILGSGLGELAGEIENAVSIDYAGIPNWGRSTVVGHAGKLVYGDLAGRKVLALQGRFHFYEGNPMEVVAFPVRVMRALGCEGVIVTNAAGGIGYGPGTLMAISDHINLTGQNPLIGANLDEFGPRFPDMSDAYTKAYREKAHAVAEKLGIELKEGVYLGVTGPTYETPAEIRAFQTLGASAVGMSTVPEVIVAAHSGLKVLGISAITNFAAGFQNELNHEEVVEVTERIKENFKGLVKAILAEL; encoded by the coding sequence ATGAATTTAATGGATAAAATTAACGAAACAGCACAGTTTTTAAAAGATAAAGGAATTACCGCACCAGAATTTGGTTTGATTCTCGGTTCTGGTTTGGGAGAATTAGCTGGTGAGATTGAAAATGCTGTCAGCATTGACTATGCAGGCATTCCAAATTGGGGTCGCTCAACAGTGGTGGGGCATGCTGGTAAATTGGTTTATGGCGATTTAGCAGGTCGGAAAGTACTGGCTTTGCAAGGACGTTTTCATTTTTACGAAGGAAATCCGATGGAAGTGGTGGCATTCCCTGTTCGTGTGATGAGAGCACTAGGTTGTGAAGGTGTCATTGTTACCAATGCCGCTGGAGGGATTGGATATGGTCCAGGGACGTTAATGGCTATTTCAGACCATATCAATCTGACGGGGCAAAATCCTTTGATTGGAGCGAATTTGGATGAATTTGGTCCACGCTTCCCAGATATGTCTGATGCTTATACAAAAGCTTACCGTGAAAAAGCCCACGCCGTAGCCGAAAAATTAGGCATTGAATTGAAAGAAGGAGTTTATCTGGGTGTTACCGGTCCAACCTATGAAACACCAGCTGAAATCCGCGCTTTCCAAACCTTAGGAGCTAGCGCTGTCGGTATGTCAACTGTTCCAGAAGTAATTGTGGCAGCCCACTCAGGCTTGAAAGTATTGGGGATTTCTGCTATTACAAACTTTGCAGCTGGTTTTCAAAACGAGCTAAACCATGAAGAAGTCGTAGAAGTGACAGAACGTATCAAGGAAAACTTTAAAGGACTTGTAAAAGCAATCCTTGCAGAACTATAA
- the deoD gene encoding purine-nucleoside phosphorylase yields the protein MSIHIAAKQGEIADKILLPGDPLRAKFIAENFLEDAVCFNEVRNMFGYTGTYKGHRVSVMGTGMGIPSISIYAHELIVNYGVKRLIRVGTAGSLNKDVHVRELVLAQAAATNSNIIRNDWPQYDFPQIASFRLLDKAYHLAKDFGMTTHVGSVLSSDVFYSNYGEKNIELGKMGVLAVEMEAAALYYLAAQYNVEALGIMTISDSLVNPDEDTTAEERQTTFTDMMKVGLETLISES from the coding sequence ATGTCAATCCATATTGCAGCAAAACAAGGCGAAATTGCCGATAAAATTTTACTACCTGGAGATCCACTCCGTGCCAAATTTATTGCCGAAAACTTTTTAGAAGATGCTGTATGTTTTAATGAAGTTCGCAACATGTTTGGTTATACAGGGACTTATAAGGGGCATCGTGTTAGTGTTATGGGAACTGGAATGGGAATTCCGTCGATTTCTATCTATGCTCATGAATTGATTGTGAACTATGGTGTGAAACGTTTAATTCGTGTAGGAACGGCTGGTTCCTTGAATAAAGACGTTCATGTACGTGAATTGGTATTAGCGCAAGCAGCAGCGACAAACTCAAATATCATTCGTAATGATTGGCCTCAATATGATTTTCCGCAAATTGCAAGTTTTCGTCTTTTAGATAAGGCTTATCATCTTGCCAAGGATTTTGGTATGACAACGCATGTTGGAAGTGTCTTATCATCAGATGTTTTCTACTCAAACTACGGTGAAAAAAATATCGAACTTGGAAAAATGGGAGTTTTGGCTGTGGAAATGGAAGCGGCAGCTCTTTACTATCTAGCTGCTCAATATAATGTCGAAGCTCTTGGCATTATGACCATTTCAGATAGTTTAGTTAATCCGGACGAAGATACAACAGCGGAAGAACGACAAACGACTTTCACAGATATGATGAAAGTCGGTTTAGAAACGCTTATTTCAGAATCATGA
- a CDS encoding histidine protein kinase: protein MAERRELNIRPAMEYQLKIRNDFQLFCHDSEEDEQLANYLYDLEAKLKNEQVIDFIRAVSPAIYRIFMRLIKQEIPDIESYIHNSREASYDRWNFEKMKNTDHPILSTFHAESPVHSSSLASLILLLDLPEQVKIMVKELRKLEKSVRNPLAHLIKHFDEEELHSTTGFSSQFFMEILILLAKATGITYDEEQFFFDQVNRVIKTLID from the coding sequence ATGGCAGAGCGGAGAGAGTTGAATATTCGCCCTGCTATGGAATATCAGTTGAAAATTAGAAATGATTTTCAACTTTTTTGTCATGATTCTGAGGAAGATGAGCAATTAGCGAATTACCTATATGACTTAGAAGCAAAGCTCAAAAACGAACAAGTGATTGACTTTATTCGTGCTGTTAGTCCGGCGATTTATCGGATTTTTATGCGTTTGATTAAGCAAGAAATTCCTGATATTGAATCCTATATTCATAATTCTAGAGAAGCGAGTTACGATCGTTGGAATTTTGAAAAGATGAAAAATACAGATCATCCTATTTTGAGTACTTTTCATGCTGAAAGTCCAGTTCATTCTTCTAGTCTGGCTAGCTTGATTTTACTGTTGGATTTACCAGAGCAAGTTAAAATCATGGTCAAAGAACTACGAAAGTTGGAGAAATCCGTTCGGAACCCATTAGCGCATTTAATTAAACATTTTGACGAAGAAGAATTGCATTCCACTACAGGTTTTTCTTCTCAATTTTTTATGGAAATATTGATTTTGTTGGCAAAAGCAACAGGCATTACTTATGACGAGGAGCAATTTTTCTTTGATCAAGTCAATCGAGTCATCAAAACATTAATAGATTGA
- a CDS encoding LTA synthase family protein encodes MTRKILNFMSTRLGFVLTLLTLYWLKTMWAYSVDFNLDIQGAYQVFLAILNPLPLGLLLIGLALYIKRTKVFYILAVALYILLFVWLISNSIYYREFSDFVTVNTMLASSSVSAGLGEAALELFRPGDLIYIIDFPILGFLFYKKWIRLDDRPFNKRASFAITALSSMLFSANLFLAEVDRPELLTRGFSNYYVVRALGLPAFLGYSANQTYSANKERSKASAEDLKPVEEYVKSHYAEPNKEYYGIAKGRNVIYLHLESFQQFLIDYKLKSDGKEYEVTPFLNSLYHSNSTFAFSNIFNQVKAGKTSDAETMLETGLFGLNQGSFMVNYGGTNTQQAAPYILSKNGYNSSAVFHGNAGSFWNRNTTYKQWGYNYFFDSSYFSKQDKTNSFQYGLNDKIMFKDSIKYLEHLQQPFYAKYITVSNHYPYTTSLIGDDTGFPLASTKDETINGYFATANYLDSAVKSFFDYLKASGLYENSIIVLYGDHYGISNSRNPSLAPLLGKNSETWSSYDNAMLQRVPYMIVIPGMTKGKVVNTYGGQVDLLPTLEHLLGIDSKQYLQVGQDLLSSKHQQTVAFRSSNYFVTPKYTSYSGRTYYTETGEEITNPDETTKAELEKIRNTTNEQLKMSDLIQTGDLLRFYTGNDLGKVNPKDYSYTNSLKSLLSIEKKKGDESTSLYSKRGGNSTVDLFNSPSYRALHPEQFESTSSGSSSSTEESSSSSK; translated from the coding sequence ATGACTAGGAAGATACTCAACTTCATGAGTACAAGACTAGGTTTTGTCTTGACCTTACTGACCCTTTATTGGCTGAAAACCATGTGGGCTTATTCTGTTGACTTTAATCTTGATATTCAGGGTGCCTATCAAGTCTTTCTCGCGATTCTCAATCCCCTTCCATTGGGATTGCTGTTGATTGGACTGGCACTTTATATTAAGCGCACCAAAGTTTTCTATATTCTAGCAGTTGCGCTTTACATTTTATTATTTGTCTGGCTCATTTCAAACTCTATCTATTATCGCGAGTTTAGTGATTTTGTTACTGTCAATACCATGCTCGCTTCAAGTAGTGTCTCGGCTGGTCTAGGAGAGGCTGCGCTTGAATTATTCCGCCCTGGAGATTTGATTTACATCATTGATTTTCCAATCTTAGGTTTTCTTTTTTATAAAAAATGGATCCGTTTAGACGATCGGCCATTCAACAAGCGAGCTAGCTTTGCAATTACTGCTCTGTCCAGTATGCTTTTTTCAGCCAATCTCTTTTTAGCAGAAGTTGACCGTCCAGAGTTATTGACACGCGGCTTCTCTAATTATTATGTTGTCCGCGCTTTAGGCTTGCCAGCCTTTCTTGGCTATAGTGCTAATCAGACATATAGCGCCAACAAAGAACGCTCCAAAGCAAGTGCTGAAGATTTGAAACCAGTTGAAGAATACGTCAAGTCACACTATGCCGAGCCAAATAAAGAGTATTACGGAATTGCTAAAGGTAGAAATGTCATCTATCTTCATTTAGAAAGTTTCCAACAATTCCTGATTGATTATAAATTAAAGTCTGATGGCAAAGAATACGAAGTAACACCTTTCCTCAACTCACTATATCATTCCAACTCAACTTTTGCTTTTTCTAATATCTTTAATCAAGTAAAAGCCGGAAAAACATCTGATGCAGAAACCATGCTAGAAACTGGTTTATTTGGTCTCAATCAGGGGTCCTTTATGGTAAACTATGGTGGAACAAACACGCAGCAAGCTGCTCCGTATATTCTCTCAAAAAATGGATATAATTCTAGTGCCGTTTTCCACGGAAATGCTGGTAGTTTCTGGAATCGAAATACCACCTACAAACAATGGGGATATAACTATTTCTTCGATTCTTCTTACTTCTCTAAGCAAGACAAAACAAATTCATTCCAATATGGCTTGAATGATAAGATTATGTTCAAAGATTCTATTAAATATCTTGAACATTTGCAACAACCATTTTATGCAAAATATATCACCGTTTCTAATCACTATCCCTATACAACTAGCTTGATTGGAGACGATACTGGTTTCCCACTTGCTTCGACTAAGGATGAAACAATCAATGGTTATTTTGCAACGGCCAATTATCTAGATTCTGCCGTTAAATCATTCTTTGACTACTTAAAAGCGTCTGGTCTTTATGAGAATTCAATCATCGTTCTTTATGGTGATCACTACGGTATTTCCAATTCACGGAATCCCTCGCTGGCGCCATTACTAGGCAAAAATTCTGAAACTTGGTCTAGCTACGACAATGCCATGCTCCAAAGAGTTCCTTATATGATTGTTATTCCTGGTATGACAAAAGGAAAAGTCGTTAATACCTATGGCGGGCAAGTTGATCTTTTACCTACTCTAGAACATTTGCTCGGTATAGACTCTAAACAATACTTGCAAGTCGGTCAAGATTTGTTATCATCTAAACATCAACAAACCGTTGCCTTTCGTTCATCAAACTATTTTGTAACTCCTAAGTATACTAGCTACAGTGGACGTACTTACTACACAGAAACAGGAGAAGAAATTACCAATCCAGATGAAACAACTAAGGCAGAATTGGAAAAAATCCGCAATACAACCAATGAGCAGTTGAAAATGAGTGACCTGATTCAAACCGGAGACTTGCTTCGCTTCTATACTGGAAATGATTTAGGGAAAGTGAATCCTAAGGACTATTCTTATACCAACTCACTTAAATCATTATTATCTATTGAAAAGAAAAAAGGTGATGAATCTACAAGCCTTTATAGCAAACGAGGTGGTAATTCAACTGTTGATCTGTTTAATTCCCCAAGCTATCGTGCTCTTCACCCTGAACAATTTGAATCAACAAGTAGCGGTTCTTCCTCATCAACAGAAGAATCCAGCTCTTCTTCTAAATAA
- a CDS encoding class I SAM-dependent rRNA methyltransferase, giving the protein MKQLTIPSYTEENIKKGRFVLEKQDFPSLSFHHQVVELVNAKGNFVGIAYLSEQNKGIGWFISQKKVTLDVSFFCQLFQSAKEKRQVYQQSKETTAYRLFNQEGDGFGGVTIDLYQEYAVFSWYNLFVYEIKDTIVQAFQQVFPEVTGAYEKIRFKGLNVESAHLYGQEAPAFFTILENGVRYQVFLNDGLMTGIFLDQHEIRGSLVDGLAAGKSLLNMFSYTAAFSVVAAMGGASQTTSVDLAKRSRELSEAHFRENNLDLSNHTFFVMDVFDYFKYAKRHGLTYDVIVLDPPSFARNKKQTFSVAKDYHKLIAQSLEILNPQGIIIASTNAANVSRTKFKKEIEKGFAGSKHRYLKEYGLPADFTYNKKDERSNYLKVFTIKVDK; this is encoded by the coding sequence ATGAAACAGCTTACGATTCCTTCTTATACTGAAGAAAACATAAAAAAAGGACGATTTGTTTTAGAAAAACAAGATTTTCCTTCACTTTCTTTTCATCATCAAGTTGTAGAATTGGTAAATGCAAAAGGAAATTTTGTAGGTATCGCATACTTATCAGAGCAAAACAAGGGTATCGGTTGGTTTATCTCACAGAAGAAAGTAACTTTAGATGTCTCGTTTTTCTGTCAGTTATTCCAATCTGCGAAAGAAAAGCGACAAGTTTATCAACAATCAAAAGAGACAACAGCTTACCGCCTTTTTAATCAAGAAGGAGATGGTTTTGGTGGGGTGACAATAGATTTGTATCAAGAATATGCTGTTTTTTCTTGGTATAATCTCTTTGTTTACGAGATTAAAGATACCATTGTTCAAGCATTTCAACAGGTCTTTCCAGAAGTTACAGGAGCGTATGAGAAAATTCGTTTCAAGGGTTTGAATGTTGAATCCGCTCATTTGTATGGGCAAGAAGCACCAGCATTTTTCACGATTTTAGAAAATGGTGTTCGCTATCAAGTGTTTTTAAACGATGGATTGATGACGGGAATTTTCCTCGATCAGCATGAGATTCGTGGTAGCTTGGTAGACGGTCTAGCAGCTGGCAAGTCGCTATTAAATATGTTTTCCTACACGGCAGCTTTTTCGGTTGTGGCAGCCATGGGAGGAGCCAGCCAGACGACCTCTGTTGATTTGGCAAAACGCAGTCGTGAATTGTCGGAAGCACATTTTAGAGAGAATAATCTTGACTTAAGCAACCATACATTCTTTGTAATGGATGTGTTTGACTATTTCAAATATGCAAAACGACATGGTTTGACTTATGATGTAATTGTGTTAGATCCGCCGAGTTTTGCAAGAAATAAAAAACAAACTTTTTCTGTGGCGAAGGATTATCATAAGTTGATTGCTCAGTCTTTGGAAATTTTAAATCCCCAAGGGATTATCATTGCTAGTACAAATGCTGCGAATGTTTCACGTACTAAGTTTAAAAAAGAAATTGAAAAAGGTTTTGCAGGAAGCAAGCACCGTTATTTGAAAGAATACGGTTTGCCAGCAGATTTTACTTATAATAAAAAAGATGAAAGAAGTAATTACCTCAAGGTATTTACCATTAAGGTGGACAAATGA
- the aroD gene encoding type I 3-dehydroquinate dehydratase: MKLVVSVMPKNLEEAQNIDSSRYDDADIIEWRADFLAKDEVLTVAPAIFEKFAGRELIFTLRTIDEGGNIELTDDEYISTIKEISTIYQPDYIDFEYFSHKNRFEEMLDFPNLVLSYHNFEETPENMMEILSELTSLTPKVVKVSVMARSEQDVLDLMNYTRGFKTLNPDQDFVTISMGQIGKISRITADLTGSSWSFASLDEPSAPGQISLASMKQIQEILNEN; encoded by the coding sequence ATGAAATTAGTCGTATCAGTGATGCCGAAAAATTTAGAGGAAGCGCAGAATATTGATAGCTCGCGTTATGATGACGCGGACATTATTGAATGGCGTGCTGATTTTTTAGCAAAAGATGAGGTTTTGACTGTTGCACCTGCTATTTTTGAAAAATTTGCTGGTCGTGAATTGATTTTCACTTTGAGAACAATTGACGAAGGTGGAAATATTGAATTGACGGATGATGAATATATTTCTACTATCAAGGAAATTTCAACGATTTATCAGCCGGATTATATTGATTTTGAATATTTTTCTCACAAAAATAGATTTGAGGAAATGTTGGATTTTCCAAATCTTGTTTTGAGCTATCACAATTTTGAAGAAACGCCTGAAAATATGATGGAAATTTTATCTGAATTGACAAGCCTGACTCCAAAAGTAGTGAAAGTTTCTGTTATGGCGCGCAGCGAGCAAGATGTATTGGACTTGATGAACTATACGCGTGGTTTTAAAACCTTAAATCCAGATCAGGATTTTGTGACCATTTCTATGGGACAAATTGGAAAAATTTCACGAATAACAGCAGATTTGACAGGTTCCAGCTGGTCGTTTGCTAGTTTAGATGAGCCTAGTGCGCCAGGTCAAATTTCTCTTGCTAGTATGAAACAAATTCAGGAGATTTTGAATGAAAATTGA
- a CDS encoding shikimate dehydrogenase, translating into MKIDGYTRLAAVVANPIKHSISPFIHNAAFEQTGVNGVYVAWEISQDDLKATVENIRCYNMFGINLSMPYKQVVIPFLDEVTPAAQMIGAVNTVVNQHGKLIGYNTDGKGFFMSLPSFVIKGKKMVMLGAGGAATAIIVQAALDGTEEIFVFTRQSSFERVSQKMKEIQQKTATKIWVLPLENQELLQEKINVSALLVNGTSLGMDGKALPIPSSIRLPHSLLVADVIYQPFETPFLKWAKGQEVEVVNGLGMLLYQAAEAFKLWTGKKMPTKEIWQALEKKYK; encoded by the coding sequence ATGAAAATTGACGGCTATACTCGTTTAGCGGCAGTTGTCGCCAATCCAATCAAGCACAGTATTTCTCCTTTTATCCATAATGCAGCATTTGAGCAAACGGGTGTTAATGGTGTTTATGTGGCTTGGGAAATCTCACAGGATGACTTGAAAGCAACTGTTGAAAACATTCGCTGCTATAATATGTTTGGAATCAATTTGTCCATGCCTTATAAACAAGTTGTGATTCCTTTTTTAGATGAAGTGACACCTGCTGCGCAGATGATTGGGGCGGTGAATACTGTTGTGAATCAACATGGAAAATTGATTGGTTATAACACAGATGGCAAGGGATTTTTTATGAGCTTGCCTTCTTTTGTCATTAAAGGCAAAAAAATGGTCATGCTTGGAGCTGGTGGAGCTGCGACAGCGATTATTGTACAGGCAGCTCTAGATGGTACTGAGGAGATTTTTGTGTTTACGCGCCAGTCCTCTTTTGAACGCGTTTCACAGAAAATGAAGGAAATTCAGCAGAAGACTGCAACGAAGATTTGGGTATTGCCTTTAGAAAATCAAGAATTATTGCAAGAAAAAATTAACGTTTCTGCTTTATTGGTCAACGGGACCAGTTTAGGCATGGACGGTAAGGCTTTACCAATACCAAGCAGTATTCGTTTACCACATTCACTTCTTGTGGCAGATGTGATTTACCAGCCGTTTGAAACCCCATTTTTAAAATGGGCAAAAGGACAAGAAGTTGAAGTAGTGAATGGCTTGGGAATGTTGTTGTATCAGGCGGCAGAAGCATTCAAATTGTGGACAGGAAAAAAAATGCCAACTAAAGAAATTTGGCAGGCATTGGAAAAAAAGTACAAATAA
- the aroB gene encoding 3-dehydroquinate synthase: MKLNVNIPNHPYDIVIEKGTLAKAGEWLASLWSAQKIVVITDNHVASLYAETVKCSLEVAGFEVFVFDFLEGEASKNLTTVNKVYEFLAKVGMTRSDGIVALGGGVVGDLAGFAASTYMRGIHFVQIPTSLTAQVDSSIGGKTGVNTPWAKNMVGTFTQPDGVLIDPDVLTTLGQRELIEGMGEVIKYGLIEDVELWQELSDMDGSPESILEHAESIIYHSCNVKRKLVVEDELDNGVRLYLNFGHTIGHAVEATAGYGKVMHGEAVAIGMVQVARVAEKEKLMPKGITTDIEQMCRKFGLPVDYQPWRQEELYHALLHDKKARGKTIKLVIVPELGRAAIHQIPLEEMKDYLEK, encoded by the coding sequence ATGAAATTAAATGTGAATATTCCCAATCATCCTTACGATATTGTCATTGAAAAAGGTACTTTAGCCAAAGCTGGAGAATGGCTGGCAAGTTTATGGTCAGCTCAAAAGATCGTTGTTATCACAGATAATCATGTGGCAAGTCTGTATGCTGAAACGGTTAAATGTAGCTTAGAAGTTGCTGGTTTTGAAGTGTTTGTATTTGATTTTCTGGAAGGGGAAGCTAGTAAAAATTTAACAACAGTCAATAAAGTTTATGAATTTCTCGCTAAAGTAGGGATGACTCGCAGTGATGGTATTGTTGCCTTGGGTGGCGGTGTGGTCGGTGATTTGGCTGGCTTTGCAGCTTCAACTTATATGCGAGGTATTCATTTTGTACAGATACCGACGAGTTTGACAGCTCAGGTAGATTCTTCGATTGGTGGAAAAACAGGAGTCAATACGCCGTGGGCTAAGAACATGGTGGGTACTTTTACTCAGCCGGACGGAGTTCTGATTGACCCAGATGTTTTAACAACTTTAGGACAACGTGAATTGATTGAAGGCATGGGAGAGGTCATTAAGTATGGTCTGATTGAGGACGTGGAGCTATGGCAGGAACTGTCTGACATGGACGGTAGCCCAGAGTCCATTTTGGAGCACGCAGAAAGTATCATCTATCATTCTTGTAATGTCAAACGAAAGCTAGTAGTGGAAGACGAACTTGACAATGGTGTGCGCCTTTATCTAAATTTTGGACATACGATTGGTCATGCAGTGGAGGCGACTGCTGGTTATGGCAAAGTCATGCACGGAGAAGCTGTGGCTATTGGAATGGTTCAGGTAGCGCGTGTAGCAGAAAAAGAAAAGCTAATGCCTAAAGGAATTACCACAGATATTGAGCAGATGTGTCGCAAATTTGGGCTTCCAGTTGATTATCAACCTTGGCGACAAGAAGAGCTCTATCATGCCTTACTTCATGATAAGAAAGCTCGGGGCAAGACAATCAAATTAGTCATTGTTCCAGAATTAGGCAGGGCAGCCATTCATCAGATTCCTTTAGAAGAAATGAAAGATTATTTAGAAAAGTAA
- the aroC gene encoding chorismate synthase has product MRYLTAGESHGPRLTAIIEGVPAGLPLTADYINAELKRRQGGYGRGARMKIESDKVEFTSGVRHGRTMGGPITLNVTNLDHQKWLDIMNVADVEDKKKGLRKITKPRPGHADLVGGMKYRFDDLRNSLERSSARETTMRVAVGAVAKRLLEEIGVEVASHIVTFGGIDIEVPENLTVSEIKKRARQSEVSIVNPEREEEIKAYIDQIKKDGDTIGGIVETIVGAVPVGLGSYVQWDRKLDAKIAQGVVSINAFKGVEFGVGFEAGRLKGSQVMDEIIWSKEDGFTRRTNNLGGFEGGMTNGEPIVVRGVMKPIPTLYKPLMSVDIETHEPYKATVERSDPTALPAAGVVMEAVVATVLATEVLEKFSSDNLKELKEAVQQHRDYVKGF; this is encoded by the coding sequence ATGAGATATTTAACTGCTGGGGAGTCACATGGACCGCGTTTAACAGCTATCATTGAAGGAGTGCCAGCTGGGCTTCCTTTGACAGCTGACTACATCAATGCAGAATTGAAACGTCGTCAGGGCGGATACGGTCGTGGAGCTCGTATGAAAATAGAGAGTGACAAAGTGGAATTTACTTCTGGTGTTCGGCATGGGCGAACCATGGGGGGGCCGATTACACTCAATGTGACCAATCTAGATCATCAAAAATGGTTGGACATCATGAATGTAGCAGATGTGGAGGACAAGAAAAAAGGGCTGCGCAAGATTACCAAACCTCGTCCAGGTCATGCAGATTTGGTCGGCGGTATGAAATATCGTTTTGACGACTTGCGCAATTCATTGGAGCGCTCTTCTGCGCGTGAAACGACCATGCGGGTTGCGGTGGGAGCTGTTGCTAAGCGTCTTTTAGAAGAAATCGGAGTTGAGGTAGCTAGTCATATCGTAACTTTCGGTGGCATTGACATTGAGGTTCCGGAAAATCTGACCGTTTCTGAAATCAAGAAACGTGCTCGTCAGTCAGAAGTTTCGATTGTCAATCCAGAACGTGAAGAGGAAATTAAAGCCTATATTGATCAGATAAAGAAAGATGGTGACACGATTGGTGGAATTGTTGAAACCATTGTCGGTGCTGTGCCAGTTGGACTAGGTTCCTATGTTCAATGGGATAGAAAACTAGATGCTAAAATTGCTCAAGGAGTGGTTTCTATCAATGCATTTAAAGGTGTGGAATTTGGAGTTGGTTTTGAAGCAGGGCGGCTTAAGGGCAGTCAGGTGATGGATGAAATAATCTGGTCTAAAGAGGACGGCTTTACTCGTCGTACTAACAATCTAGGTGGTTTCGAGGGCGGTATGACCAACGGAGAACCTATCGTAGTGCGCGGAGTGATGAAGCCAATCCCAACTCTCTACAAGCCACTTATGAGCGTTGATATTGAGACACACGAGCCTTATAAAGCAACGGTGGAGCGAAGCGATCCGACAGCTCTGCCAGCTGCTGGTGTTGTTATGGAAGCTGTTGTTGCAACAGTGCTTGCAACTGAGGTTTTGGAGAAATTCTCTTCAGACAATCTGAAAGAATTAAAAGAAGCCGTTCAACAACACCGCGATTATGTGAAAGGATTTTAA